From Serinus canaria isolate serCan28SL12 chromosome 26, serCan2020, whole genome shotgun sequence, one genomic window encodes:
- the LRIF1 gene encoding ligand-dependent nuclear receptor-interacting factor 1 isoform X1 → MSRSPGRRPQFIAGCMYRVIQTTGPDGKNLLKLLPISKTSGSFVPIVQSSAMPNNSNANVSSPVHLTFKTQIGNTAAPSSVKIPIFQPPNPGKIILTRKLDKQESARAGSEKESLIPSAAANAQSSCVPMDGVSLQNVAITSSSHQSSTTYMVVNTKPLPVTVKSPVLPSGHHLQIPADAEVKSVPASLLPPAIQQKILAAAATNVSGGADSTKAPTVIYVSPVNTVKTSQVLPKHLQSFCPKYATEVSKTLIVTAAQNGSGSSPEPVTSEGPQCQQTPMKWIVQETAPLSAACRIPVKSSSNVASKILKTLSDTNNVEVNHANILPLCSNGPGGSQTKITRLKDNALVMYNGKVYLLTKRGSDVLSAQADKQTSPSSDALLKKETSKQIDSTEVNKITSKVVNLVLSKSKGVVMSQKDPKACTVSKNSSPINLRNDLKSTPEALLTPSANQQDPTVVQRHSLPFTESVSCSEVIPVPAVGMQESVWQNGKDMSHSPRAAGAVLPQAKQECAVSEDWPKMQCVKMDSPGKVIQIKHQEHPHWRQYLELRKKFGLFKEERVYLTRVPLRAFCETPEERVCSSDSLERNNESCSSSSLDVEVMSHHQECVKEKIIVDLEEDLIRKRKIKSSPLSDSGKRRRTSIKSAASPSLENTSSSSSACNRSVSPAPASAQPSVPTGFVEVSQERDLEQDTFPRYSDTTHPGISVLVTSEENTSILEGSFRDDAFPMAPPDLDETIRDEKIKRLKQVLRQQNAALEEMRREMQQS, encoded by the exons CATTGCAGGCTGTATGTACCGAGTCATTCAGACAACGGGACCAGATGGAAAAAACCTTCTGAAATTGCTTCCCATTTCTAAAACTTCTGGAAGCTTTGTGCCAATAGTTCAGTCTTCAGCCATGCCAAATAATTCTAATGCAAATGTTTCTAGCCCAGTCCATCTTACTTTTAAGACACAGATTGGCAATACTGCTGCACCTTCATCTGTTAAGATACCGATTTTTCAGCCTCCTAATCCTGGAAAGATTATTCTTACAAGGAAATTAGACAAGCAGGAAAGTGCTAGGGCAGGTTCTGAGAAGGAAAGCTTGATTCCAAGTGCAGCTGCcaatgcccagagcagctgtgtgccCATGGATGGAGTGTCCTTGCAGAACGTGGCCATCACGAGCTCCTCTCACCAGAGCAGCACAACCTACATGGTGGTGAACACCAAACCCCTCCCAGTGACTGTCAAGTCTCCAGTGCTGCCCTCCGGACACCACCTCCAGATTCCAGCTGATGCAGAAGTGAAATCTGTCCCAGCGTCTCTTTTGCCACCTGCAATACAGCAAAAaatcctggcagctgcagccactaATGTGTCTGGAGGGGCTGACAGTACAAAAGCGCCAACAGTGATTTACGTGTCACCCGTAAATACAGTGAAAACCTCACAAGTCCTGCCCAAGCACTTGCAGAGTTTTTGCCCCAAATATGCCACGGAAGTTTCAAAGACACTGATAGTGACAGCTGCCCAAAACGGATCTGGTTCTTCTCCTGAGCCAGTCACATCCGAGGGGCCACAGTGCCAGCAAACACCCATGAAATGGATTGTGCAAGAGACTGCCCCGCTCTCAGCAGCTTGTCGTATCCCTGTAAAGTCTTCAAGTAATGTGGCTTCCAAGATCCTAAAAACTTTGTCAGATACGAATAACGTAGAAGTTAACcatgcaaatattttgccaCTCTGTTCTAATGGTCCTGGTGGAAGCCAAACCAAAATCACACGTTTAAAAGATAATGCTCTGGTCATGTACAATGGGAAAGTCTATTTATTGACCAAAAGAGGCTCTGATGTTCTGTCAGCACAGGCTGACAAACAGACATCTCCCTCTTCTGATGCTTTACTTAAAAAGGAGACATCCAAGCAAATTGATTCTACTGAAGTCAATAAAATAACCAGTAAAGTGGTGAATCTGGTGTTGTCAAAAAGCAAAGGAGTGGTGATGTCTCAGAAAGACCCAAAAGCATGTACAGTTTCCAAAAATTCATCACCAATTAACTTAAGAAATGACTTAAAATCCACACCTGAAGCTCTGCTGACACCAAGTGCTAATCAGCAGGATCCCACAGTAGTCCAGAGACATAGTTTGCCCTTCACCGAGAGTGTTTCTTGCAGTGAAGTGATCCCAGTTCCAGCAGTAGGGATGCAGGAGAGTGTTTGGCAAAATGGCAAAGACATGAGTCATTCCccaagagcagcaggggctgtgttGCCTCAGGCTAAGCAGGAATGTGCTGTCAGTGAAGACTGGCCAAAG atgcAATGTGTAAAGATGGATTCACCGGGAAAGGTTATTCAAATCAAACACCAAGAGCACCCACACTGGAGACAATACTtggaattaaggaaaaaatttggTCTCTTTAAGGAAGAGAGAGTTTACCTTACGAGAGTACCATTAAGGGCCTTCTGTGAGACTCCAGAAGAAAGGGTTTGTTCCAGTGACAGCTTGGAAAGGAATAATGAGTCTTGCAGTTCATCCTCATTGGATGTGGAAGTAATGAGTCATCATCAGGAATGTGTTAAAGAAAAG ATAATTGTGGATCTGGAAGAGGATTTgattaggaaaaggaaaataaaatcctcacCTTTGTCGGACAGTGGCAAGAGGAGGAGAACTTCAATCAAATCAGCCGCAAGTCCCAGTTTAGAAAACACCAGCTCAAGTTCCAGTGCATGTAACAGGAGTGTTTCACCTGCAccagcctcagcacagccaagTGTTCCCACTGGCTTCGTCGAAGTGTCCCAAGAGAGGGACTTGGAGCAGGACACATTCCCCCGGTACAGTGACACTACCCACCCAGGGATTTCAGTTTTAGTGACTTCTGAAGAGAATACTTCCATTCTGGAAGGTTCTTTCCGAGATGATGCTTTCCCTATGGCTCCCCCAGACCTGGATGAGACGATACGGGATGAAAAAATCAAGCGACTGAAGCAGGTCCTGCGGCAGCAGAATGCAGCGCTGGAGGAAATGCGCCgggaaatgcagcagagctga
- the LRIF1 gene encoding ligand-dependent nuclear receptor-interacting factor 1 isoform X2, giving the protein MYRVIQTTGPDGKNLLKLLPISKTSGSFVPIVQSSAMPNNSNANVSSPVHLTFKTQIGNTAAPSSVKIPIFQPPNPGKIILTRKLDKQESARAGSEKESLIPSAAANAQSSCVPMDGVSLQNVAITSSSHQSSTTYMVVNTKPLPVTVKSPVLPSGHHLQIPADAEVKSVPASLLPPAIQQKILAAAATNVSGGADSTKAPTVIYVSPVNTVKTSQVLPKHLQSFCPKYATEVSKTLIVTAAQNGSGSSPEPVTSEGPQCQQTPMKWIVQETAPLSAACRIPVKSSSNVASKILKTLSDTNNVEVNHANILPLCSNGPGGSQTKITRLKDNALVMYNGKVYLLTKRGSDVLSAQADKQTSPSSDALLKKETSKQIDSTEVNKITSKVVNLVLSKSKGVVMSQKDPKACTVSKNSSPINLRNDLKSTPEALLTPSANQQDPTVVQRHSLPFTESVSCSEVIPVPAVGMQESVWQNGKDMSHSPRAAGAVLPQAKQECAVSEDWPKMQCVKMDSPGKVIQIKHQEHPHWRQYLELRKKFGLFKEERVYLTRVPLRAFCETPEERVCSSDSLERNNESCSSSSLDVEVMSHHQECVKEKIIVDLEEDLIRKRKIKSSPLSDSGKRRRTSIKSAASPSLENTSSSSSACNRSVSPAPASAQPSVPTGFVEVSQERDLEQDTFPRYSDTTHPGISVLVTSEENTSILEGSFRDDAFPMAPPDLDETIRDEKIKRLKQVLRQQNAALEEMRREMQQS; this is encoded by the exons ATGTACCGAGTCATTCAGACAACGGGACCAGATGGAAAAAACCTTCTGAAATTGCTTCCCATTTCTAAAACTTCTGGAAGCTTTGTGCCAATAGTTCAGTCTTCAGCCATGCCAAATAATTCTAATGCAAATGTTTCTAGCCCAGTCCATCTTACTTTTAAGACACAGATTGGCAATACTGCTGCACCTTCATCTGTTAAGATACCGATTTTTCAGCCTCCTAATCCTGGAAAGATTATTCTTACAAGGAAATTAGACAAGCAGGAAAGTGCTAGGGCAGGTTCTGAGAAGGAAAGCTTGATTCCAAGTGCAGCTGCcaatgcccagagcagctgtgtgccCATGGATGGAGTGTCCTTGCAGAACGTGGCCATCACGAGCTCCTCTCACCAGAGCAGCACAACCTACATGGTGGTGAACACCAAACCCCTCCCAGTGACTGTCAAGTCTCCAGTGCTGCCCTCCGGACACCACCTCCAGATTCCAGCTGATGCAGAAGTGAAATCTGTCCCAGCGTCTCTTTTGCCACCTGCAATACAGCAAAAaatcctggcagctgcagccactaATGTGTCTGGAGGGGCTGACAGTACAAAAGCGCCAACAGTGATTTACGTGTCACCCGTAAATACAGTGAAAACCTCACAAGTCCTGCCCAAGCACTTGCAGAGTTTTTGCCCCAAATATGCCACGGAAGTTTCAAAGACACTGATAGTGACAGCTGCCCAAAACGGATCTGGTTCTTCTCCTGAGCCAGTCACATCCGAGGGGCCACAGTGCCAGCAAACACCCATGAAATGGATTGTGCAAGAGACTGCCCCGCTCTCAGCAGCTTGTCGTATCCCTGTAAAGTCTTCAAGTAATGTGGCTTCCAAGATCCTAAAAACTTTGTCAGATACGAATAACGTAGAAGTTAACcatgcaaatattttgccaCTCTGTTCTAATGGTCCTGGTGGAAGCCAAACCAAAATCACACGTTTAAAAGATAATGCTCTGGTCATGTACAATGGGAAAGTCTATTTATTGACCAAAAGAGGCTCTGATGTTCTGTCAGCACAGGCTGACAAACAGACATCTCCCTCTTCTGATGCTTTACTTAAAAAGGAGACATCCAAGCAAATTGATTCTACTGAAGTCAATAAAATAACCAGTAAAGTGGTGAATCTGGTGTTGTCAAAAAGCAAAGGAGTGGTGATGTCTCAGAAAGACCCAAAAGCATGTACAGTTTCCAAAAATTCATCACCAATTAACTTAAGAAATGACTTAAAATCCACACCTGAAGCTCTGCTGACACCAAGTGCTAATCAGCAGGATCCCACAGTAGTCCAGAGACATAGTTTGCCCTTCACCGAGAGTGTTTCTTGCAGTGAAGTGATCCCAGTTCCAGCAGTAGGGATGCAGGAGAGTGTTTGGCAAAATGGCAAAGACATGAGTCATTCCccaagagcagcaggggctgtgttGCCTCAGGCTAAGCAGGAATGTGCTGTCAGTGAAGACTGGCCAAAG atgcAATGTGTAAAGATGGATTCACCGGGAAAGGTTATTCAAATCAAACACCAAGAGCACCCACACTGGAGACAATACTtggaattaaggaaaaaatttggTCTCTTTAAGGAAGAGAGAGTTTACCTTACGAGAGTACCATTAAGGGCCTTCTGTGAGACTCCAGAAGAAAGGGTTTGTTCCAGTGACAGCTTGGAAAGGAATAATGAGTCTTGCAGTTCATCCTCATTGGATGTGGAAGTAATGAGTCATCATCAGGAATGTGTTAAAGAAAAG ATAATTGTGGATCTGGAAGAGGATTTgattaggaaaaggaaaataaaatcctcacCTTTGTCGGACAGTGGCAAGAGGAGGAGAACTTCAATCAAATCAGCCGCAAGTCCCAGTTTAGAAAACACCAGCTCAAGTTCCAGTGCATGTAACAGGAGTGTTTCACCTGCAccagcctcagcacagccaagTGTTCCCACTGGCTTCGTCGAAGTGTCCCAAGAGAGGGACTTGGAGCAGGACACATTCCCCCGGTACAGTGACACTACCCACCCAGGGATTTCAGTTTTAGTGACTTCTGAAGAGAATACTTCCATTCTGGAAGGTTCTTTCCGAGATGATGCTTTCCCTATGGCTCCCCCAGACCTGGATGAGACGATACGGGATGAAAAAATCAAGCGACTGAAGCAGGTCCTGCGGCAGCAGAATGCAGCGCTGGAGGAAATGCGCCgggaaatgcagcagagctga
- the DRAM2 gene encoding DNA damage-regulated autophagy modulator protein 2, whose product MWWFQQGLSFLPAALVVWSAASFVFSYITAIVLHHVDPLVPYISDTGTIPPERCLFGIMLNVSTFLGMATMYVRYKQVSALSPEKPKILRLNKLGLTLGWMSCFGLCIIANFQKCILYYVHVLGACLTFGVGSIYMMVQTILSYLMQPELHSKDIFWARLAVFLWSCSSILSMFVSSVVLYSGLYGQNLVQKLHWDPQERGYIPHIISTVSEWSLAFSFLSFFLTYIRDFQKISLRAVVSLQGQTLHESPGGFRAEEQALLIAGSI is encoded by the exons ATGTGGTGGTTCCAGCAAGGCCTCTCGTTCCTGCCCGCGGCACTGGTTGTGTGGTCAGCAGCGTCGTTTGTGTTTTCCTACATTACTGCAATTGTCCTGCACCATGTTGACCCTTTGGTGCCCTACATCAG TGATACAGGGACAATACCACCTGAAAGATGCTTATTTGGGATCATGTTAAATGTTTCAACCTTCTTGG GGATGGCCACCATGTACGTCCGGTACAAACAAGTGTCTGCCCTGAGCCCAGAAAAACCCAAGATCCTCAGGCTGAATAAGCTGGGCCTTACACTGGGATGGATGAGCTGCTTTGGACTCTGCATTATTGCAAATTTCCAG AAATGCATCCTGTACTACGTCCACGTGCTGGGAGCCTGCCTGACCTTCGGGGTGGGGTCCATTTACATGATGGTTCAGACCATCCTGTCCTACCTGATGCAGCCAGAACTTCACAGCAAAGACATCTTCTGGGCCCGCCTGGCCGTGTTCCTGTGGAGCTGTTCCAGCATCTTGAGCA TGTTTGTGTCCTCAGTTGTGTTGTACAGTGGCTTGTATGGACAGAACCTGGTGCAGAAGCTGCACTGGGACCCCCAGGAAAGA GGCTACATCCCCCACATCATCAGCACCGTCTCTGAGTGGTCACTGGCATTCTCCTTCCTCAGCTTCTTCCTCACCTACATCCGTGACTTCCAG AAAATCTCCCTGCGAGCCGTGGTCAGCCTGCAGGGCCAGACCCTGCATGAGAGCCCAGGGGGCTTCAGGGCAGAAGAGCAGGCACTGCTCATAGCAGGGAGCATCTGA